The following proteins come from a genomic window of Ostrinia nubilalis chromosome 29, ilOstNubi1.1, whole genome shotgun sequence:
- the LOC135085797 gene encoding uncharacterized protein LOC135085797: MLDGTELVIPCKIEDDFHVATPEILKLVSSPEDRRKLLWYQAYMDWKYCLTPDDDDNLPIHLAVLNDDVHLLKRQCLVLKTRKESVDVTNGDNMTALQLSILAKSPACTALLAQLNANPLVTDEEYRSCFHLAAEAGGEYLEPLVRRCREDPLTILRNNEELWKPEVAAKTKDFQVKHLLHKVCTMFDSQGYTPLMLASKLGKHDSVQALVSAAPASIDYRSTSSGETAFYLAVSAACTDSAQRGNKSKVFDDFKQTIIHLVEAGADPNIDNYSGNDISTLLADFSNSDLSMIIASKRTAINCKEFDDKLKEPAMLVKERDGTIMNLKEKLKKTKEINRIKGELKKESKGKGRRAKPVIIENKVISKPKASNEYINTYKNFVHDLKNPMLVPKTNQRKLIKYDYSDSKPSTSKTAPLTAKSIVISPSKSKEPNLSLKVEKESTKDPLNIDTNIKKEVDAIKSEENQNNSTAKAEKRKIIIQSDIPIGPITKVVKSSPTLNR; the protein is encoded by the exons ATGCTCGATGGGACGGAGCTTGTGATTCCGTGCAAAATCGAGGATGACTTCCATGTTGCTACACCGGAGATCCTGAAGCTAGTATCGTCCCCAGAGGACCGTAGAAAGCTGCTTTGGTATCAAGCGTACATGGATTGGAAATATTGCTTGACGccggatgatgatgataattt ACCGATCCACTTGGCAGTCCTGAATGATGATGTCCACCTCCTGAAAAGGCAGTGCCTGGTCCTGAAGACGAGGAAGGAATCGGTAGACGTGACCAATGGAGACAATATG ACCGCTCTCCAGCTGTCCATCTTGGCCAAGTCTCCAGCCTGCACAGCACTACTGGCCCAGCTGAACGCCAACCCGCTGGTGACCGACGAGGAATACCGCTCCTGCTTCCACCTGGCGGCCGAGGCCGGCGGGGAGTACCTGGAGCCGCTCGTCAGGAGGTGCCGGGAGGACCCGCT AACCATCCTACGAAACAACGAGGAGCTTTGGAAACCTGAAGTAGCTGCGAAGACCAAGGACTTCCAGGTCAAGCATCTACTCCACAAAGTCTGCACCATGTTCGACAGCCAAG GCTACACTCCTCTTATGCTAGCCAGCAAACTGGGCAAGCACGACTCGGTACAAGCCCTGGTGTCCGCAGCACCAGCGTCTATAGACTACCGGTCCACCAGCAGCGGGGAAACTGCCTTCTACCTTGCTGTGAGCGCCGCTTGCACTGATAGCGCCC AACGCGGCAACAAATCAAAAGTGTTCGACGACTTCAAACAGACCATAATCCACTTAGTCGAGGCCGGAGCTGATCCGAACATAGACAATTACTCCGGAAACGACATCAGCACTCTTCTAGCGGACTTCAGCAATAGTGATTTGTCTATGATTATTGCTAGCAAACGCACCGCCATAAACTGCAAAGAATTCGATGATAAACTAAAAGAACCAGCCATGCTAGTGAAAGAAAGAGACGGCACGATAATGAATTTAAAAGAGAAATTGAAGAAGACGAAAGAAATAAACAGAATCAAAGGAGAACTGAAGAAAGAAAGCAAAGGTAAGGGTAGAAGAGCTAAGCCTGTTATTATTGAAAACAAAGTTATTTCTAAACCTAAAGCGTCTAACGAATATATAAATACGTATAAAAATTTCGTTCATGATTTGAAAAATCCGATGTTAGTGCCGAAGACAAATCAGAGAAAACTAATCAAATATGATTATTCGGATTCTAAACCTAGTACTTCTAAAACTGCTCCGTTAACAGCTAAATCAATTGTTATTAGTCCATCTAAAAgtaaagaacctaacttgagtTTAAAGGTCGAAAAAGAATCGACTAAAGACCCACTAAATATTgacacaaatataaaaaaagaagtAGACGCGATTAAAAGCGAAGAAAATCAGAATAATTCTACCGCAAAAgcggaaaaaagaaaaattattatACAATCTGATATACCAATTGGACCCATAACTAAAGTTGTTAAAAGTTCTCCTACGTTAAATAGATAA